Proteins from a genomic interval of Hornefia porci:
- a CDS encoding isochorismatase family cysteine hydrolase codes for MDNNKVLDEFVRNYYAQMAEGVYGTPISLDPEDTALILIDVQTCVTEEYFVEGFKAMGMDVEPLMPALDQLGENIGETLANIERVLNKCREKGIRPIHIKIESLLPDAADTGRLHKDAGMLYPPGTPGTDFCKEAMPLEGELVLKKTCSGSVVGTPIDRILRNLHIDKLIVVGFYTDQCVSTAIRDFRDLGYQVDMIEDAMNAMSKERHDKALQAIQNIYAGSETTEELLTRLEELK; via the coding sequence ATGGATAATAATAAAGTATTAGATGAATTCGTAAGAAATTATTACGCACAGATGGCTGAGGGAGTGTACGGAACACCGATTTCTCTTGATCCGGAGGATACGGCTCTGATCCTGATCGATGTTCAGACCTGCGTTACGGAAGAATATTTTGTTGAGGGCTTCAAAGCGATGGGAATGGATGTGGAGCCTCTTATGCCGGCGCTGGATCAGTTAGGTGAGAATATCGGAGAGACGCTTGCAAACATTGAAAGAGTGCTGAACAAATGCAGAGAAAAGGGGATTCGGCCGATTCATATTAAAATAGAATCACTTCTTCCGGATGCAGCGGATACAGGAAGACTGCACAAAGATGCGGGCATGCTCTATCCGCCGGGAACACCCGGTACGGATTTCTGTAAAGAAGCAATGCCGCTGGAAGGAGAACTTGTCTTGAAGAAGACATGTTCCGGATCTGTTGTTGGAACGCCGATCGATCGCATTCTTCGTAATCTGCATATTGACAAGCTGATTGTTGTAGGCTTCTATACAGATCAGTGTGTAAGCACGGCAATCCGGGACTTCAGGGATCTTGGATATCAGGTGGATATGATCGAAGATGCGATGAATGCAATGAGTAAAGAAAGGCACGATAAGGCACTTCAGGCCATTCAGAACATTTATGCAGGCTCGGAAACAACGGAGGAACTGCTGACGCGACTGGAAGAACTGAAATAA
- a CDS encoding M20 metallopeptidase family protein, with product MTKDIIRKFMPKVIEYRRHFHQFPELSFEEFETSDFIAEQLKKLGYSVRTNIGGTGVLAVLETGVPGPVIAFRADMDALPVLEESGLDFDSKRVGVMHACGHDGHMAVLLGTAMVLMELREHLTGTIKLIFQPGEEANGGAKCIINDGALKNPDVQEIYALHMMPDVPTGSIAVKSGYMSATDDEFYIKVKGMGAHSSEPQEGINAITIASQIVMSLNSIQGSSMSPFEVGTFSICKINGGDAINVIPEYVEMSGMIRCIEKSSKMMLRERMAAIVENTAKGFGGSAEVDFIQGFPAVNNDPMLTVNIINAAERVLKSRDDIIMIERPHMGSEDFAYYQEEIPGAIFMLGCRQENAETGALHSAGLNINEDSLQYGIGIFSEIALEVCGVVR from the coding sequence ATGACAAAGGATATCATACGAAAATTCATGCCGAAGGTGATCGAATACAGACGACACTTTCATCAATTTCCCGAACTGAGTTTTGAGGAATTTGAAACGTCGGATTTTATAGCCGAGCAGCTGAAAAAATTGGGTTACAGCGTGCGGACAAATATTGGCGGAACCGGAGTGCTGGCGGTATTGGAGACGGGCGTACCGGGGCCTGTAATCGCATTTCGGGCCGATATGGATGCGCTTCCGGTTTTGGAGGAGAGCGGACTCGATTTTGATTCAAAAAGAGTCGGCGTAATGCATGCATGCGGACATGACGGGCATATGGCAGTGCTTCTGGGAACTGCAATGGTTCTGATGGAACTCCGAGAGCATCTGACGGGCACAATAAAACTGATCTTTCAGCCGGGCGAGGAGGCGAATGGAGGCGCAAAATGTATTATAAACGACGGTGCGTTGAAAAACCCTGACGTTCAGGAAATATATGCGCTTCATATGATGCCGGATGTTCCGACCGGAAGTATTGCGGTCAAGTCGGGATACATGTCGGCAACAGATGATGAGTTTTATATTAAAGTGAAAGGAATGGGAGCGCATTCATCAGAGCCGCAAGAAGGAATTAATGCGATTACTATTGCGTCACAGATTGTCATGAGCCTGAACAGTATTCAGGGAAGCAGTATGAGTCCGTTCGAGGTTGGAACGTTTTCAATATGTAAGATAAATGGCGGAGACGCGATCAACGTGATTCCTGAATATGTTGAAATGAGTGGAATGATCCGCTGTATTGAAAAAAGCAGTAAAATGATGCTCCGTGAAAGAATGGCTGCGATTGTGGAAAATACGGCAAAAGGATTCGGAGGTTCAGCGGAGGTGGATTTTATCCAGGGATTTCCGGCAGTAAATAACGATCCGATGCTGACGGTGAATATTATCAATGCAGCAGAGCGTGTATTGAAAAGCCGGGATGATATAATTATGATTGAGCGTCCTCATATGGGGTCAGAGGATTTCGCTTATTATCAGGAGGAAATCCCCGGTGCGATTTTTATGCTGGGATGCAGACAGGAGAACGCGGAAACAGGAGCCTTGCACAGTGCAGGATTGAATATCAATGAGGATTCACTGCAATATGGGATCGGCATATTCAGCGAGATTGCATTGGAGGTTTGCGGTGTGGTAAGATAG
- a CDS encoding GNAT family N-acetyltransferase — protein MIEIRLEEYRRRAAAYDGEKLTGVCEYQRHFGDWIITHTETDPAYGGQGIARRLVECVLNKAESEGGSVTTTCGYARKVMAERTK, from the coding sequence ATGATTGAAATCAGACTTGAAGAATACCGCAGGCGCGCTGCCGCCTACGACGGAGAAAAACTGACGGGGGTGTGCGAATACCAAAGGCATTTTGGCGACTGGATTATTACACACACGGAAACCGACCCCGCTTATGGTGGACAGGGGATTGCAAGACGCCTTGTAGAGTGCGTTCTGAACAAAGCAGAATCGGAGGGCGGTTCCGTGACGACCACCTGCGGCTACGCCAGAAAAGTCATGGCGGAAAGAACAAAATAA